The following coding sequences lie in one Listeria ivanovii subsp. londoniensis genomic window:
- a CDS encoding CPBP family intramembrane glutamic endopeptidase, which translates to MAKRYMTIVFVYLLLLFSASVGIPIVYHIFMSTTSISSADANAYSMIIWSIFSNILSLIIIFALLYKKPEGNKIILGEKTSPFQSVIWVIGGVIALYIAQIICSIIISLISGNIDESVNTERLINLTKAAPVFLLFISILGPVLEELVFRKVIFGGLSNVMNIHVAAVISSLFFGLLHGDISFLLTYFVIGLILCFLYTKTKRISVSMGAHILMNTIVLLVSLGFIGG; encoded by the coding sequence TTGGCTAAACGTTACATGACGATTGTTTTTGTTTATTTGTTATTACTTTTTTCTGCATCAGTTGGAATTCCGATTGTTTATCATATTTTTATGAGCACCACTTCCATTTCTAGCGCGGATGCAAATGCCTATAGTATGATTATTTGGTCGATTTTTTCCAATATCCTTTCACTTATCATTATTTTTGCTCTCCTTTATAAAAAGCCTGAGGGAAATAAAATCATTCTTGGAGAAAAAACGTCTCCATTTCAAAGTGTTATTTGGGTTATTGGTGGTGTAATTGCCTTATACATTGCCCAAATCATTTGCAGTATTATTATTTCCCTAATTTCCGGAAATATCGATGAATCTGTTAATACAGAACGTCTTATTAATTTAACAAAAGCAGCACCAGTTTTCTTATTATTTATTTCTATTTTGGGGCCTGTTTTAGAAGAACTTGTTTTTAGGAAAGTGATTTTTGGTGGTTTAAGCAATGTGATGAATATTCATGTCGCTGCGGTTATTAGTTCGCTATTCTTCGGACTACTTCATGGGGATATTTCCTTTTTACTAACTTATTTTGTTATTGGGCTGATACTTTGTTTCCTTTATACTAAAACCAAACGAATTTCGGTTTCGATGGGAGCCCATATTTTAATGAACACGATTGTTTTATTAGTAAGTTTAGGGTTTATTGGAGGATGA
- a CDS encoding DUF4305 domain-containing protein produces the protein MKNSLIKQSFLYFTLGLVFCFFTIDRVIENGYDIMAYILIVVTIIDFGIGIGMIIVGLKRRHKKNL, from the coding sequence ATGAAAAATTCATTAATTAAGCAAAGTTTCCTTTATTTTACACTCGGTTTAGTATTTTGTTTTTTTACGATCGATCGGGTGATAGAAAATGGCTATGATATTATGGCTTATATACTAATTGTTGTAACTATAATTGATTTTGGTATCGGTATTGGAATGATTATTGTTGGGCTTAAAAGGCGGCACAAAAAAAATCTGTAG
- a CDS encoding redox-sensing transcriptional repressor Rex — protein MMEETTKIPQATAKRLPLYHRYLKYLDESGKERVSSAELSEAVKVDSATIRRDFSYFGALGKKGYGYNVSYILDFFSKTLSQDKQTNVALIGVGNLGTALLHYNFMKNNNIKIVAAFDVDPAKVGSVQQDIPIYHLNDMEEIVRENGVEVVILTVPADEAQVTVDRLIEADVKGILNFTPARISVPKQVRVHHIDLTTELQTLIYFLENYPAKTE, from the coding sequence ATGATGGAGGAAACAACTAAAATTCCACAAGCGACAGCAAAACGCTTACCATTATATCATCGTTACTTGAAATACCTTGATGAGTCAGGTAAGGAACGAGTATCATCAGCAGAACTGAGTGAAGCTGTGAAAGTTGATTCAGCGACGATTCGACGTGATTTTTCATATTTTGGCGCATTAGGTAAGAAAGGATACGGGTATAACGTTTCATACATACTCGACTTTTTTAGCAAAACACTTAGTCAAGACAAACAGACAAATGTTGCACTAATTGGTGTTGGTAACCTTGGTACAGCATTATTACATTATAATTTCATGAAAAATAATAATATCAAAATCGTTGCTGCATTTGATGTAGATCCGGCGAAAGTAGGTAGTGTTCAACAAGATATTCCAATTTATCACTTAAATGATATGGAAGAAATTGTTCGTGAAAATGGTGTGGAAGTAGTTATTTTAACAGTTCCAGCTGACGAGGCACAAGTGACTGTGGACCGTTTAATCGAAGCTGATGTAAAAGGTATTTTAAACTTTACGCCAGCTCGTATCAGCGTTCCAAAACAAGTTCGTGTACATCACATTGATCTTACAACAGAATTACAAACATTAATTTATTTCTTAGAAAACTATCCGGCGAAAACCGAATAA
- a CDS encoding ABC-F family ATP-binding cassette domain-containing protein — MILLQVQQISKFFGAEVILDNIKLEVKTGDRIALVGRNGAGKSTLLKIIAGKMSYDGGMISKPKSVEIGYLAQNTGLESTKTIWEEMLSVFDSLRKMEADLRKMEMRLGEPELYSHPENYQALMTDYDTLQHTFKEIGGYTYEAEIRSVLNGLRFYPTDYNVEIASLSGGQKTRLALAKLLLAKQDILVLDEPTNHLDIETLSWLETYLQNYHGSLLIVSHDRYFLDKVVNQVYEISRTKIDHYKGNYSSFVSQKQAKLEQMWKEFDKQQKQIAKLEDFVARNLVRASTTKRAQSRRKQLEKMDVLGRPQGDEKAAHFGFHFEKQTGKDVLMVDELSIGYAKDKRIASNLTFEMKRQDSLALVGPNGIGKSTLLKTLIRDIPPLSGEFHFGAGVKIGYYDQEQAKLTSNKTVLMELWDDYPELNEVNIRTTLGNFLFSDDDVLKNVQSLSGGEKARLALAKLTLLQANVLILDEPTNHLDIESKEVLEAALIDFEGTILFVSHDRYFINRIASKVVELAPEKATVFLGDYDYYQEKLAEIKELARLDTEDRRRNGEEVVASSSSRKRNYQEEKEQQKLLRQRKRKLEEIEQLMEETDATIASLELELTKPEIFQDHEKTLEITGKLDSAKGVVENLMEEWEEISEELESI; from the coding sequence ATGATTTTATTACAAGTTCAGCAAATTTCTAAATTCTTCGGTGCAGAAGTTATTTTAGATAATATTAAATTAGAAGTAAAAACGGGTGACCGGATTGCATTAGTCGGTCGAAACGGTGCCGGAAAATCAACGCTACTCAAAATCATCGCCGGAAAAATGAGCTACGATGGCGGGATGATTTCCAAACCAAAAAGTGTGGAAATTGGCTATTTAGCTCAAAACACCGGACTAGAATCCACTAAAACTATTTGGGAAGAAATGTTAAGTGTTTTTGACTCGCTTCGAAAAATGGAAGCAGACTTACGTAAGATGGAAATGCGTCTCGGGGAACCGGAACTTTATAGCCACCCTGAGAACTATCAAGCACTGATGACAGATTACGATACCTTGCAACACACTTTTAAAGAAATCGGTGGCTACACTTACGAAGCAGAAATTCGCTCCGTTTTAAACGGGCTTCGTTTTTATCCAACAGATTATAATGTGGAAATTGCTTCTTTAAGTGGTGGCCAAAAAACTCGGCTTGCTTTGGCTAAACTACTGCTCGCAAAACAAGATATTCTCGTGCTGGATGAACCTACCAACCACTTAGATATCGAAACATTATCATGGCTAGAAACTTATTTGCAAAATTACCACGGCTCACTTTTAATTGTATCTCATGACCGTTATTTCCTTGATAAAGTAGTTAATCAAGTCTATGAAATCAGTCGTACGAAAATAGATCATTATAAAGGCAATTACAGTTCTTTTGTCAGCCAAAAGCAAGCAAAACTAGAACAAATGTGGAAAGAGTTTGATAAGCAGCAAAAACAAATTGCTAAATTAGAAGATTTCGTGGCCAGAAACCTTGTCCGTGCCTCCACAACAAAACGAGCACAAAGCAGACGAAAACAATTAGAAAAAATGGATGTTCTAGGTCGACCACAAGGAGATGAGAAAGCCGCTCATTTTGGTTTTCATTTTGAGAAACAGACCGGTAAAGATGTGTTGATGGTGGATGAGCTTAGTATTGGTTACGCCAAAGATAAGCGAATCGCCTCTAACCTTACATTTGAAATGAAACGTCAAGATAGCCTTGCGCTCGTTGGTCCAAATGGAATTGGTAAATCAACCCTCCTAAAAACACTTATTCGTGATATCCCACCGCTTAGTGGTGAATTTCACTTTGGTGCTGGCGTGAAAATTGGTTACTATGACCAAGAACAAGCAAAACTCACATCTAACAAAACCGTTTTAATGGAACTTTGGGATGATTATCCTGAATTAAATGAAGTGAATATCCGCACAACACTAGGTAATTTTTTATTTTCCGATGATGATGTCTTAAAAAACGTTCAATCGCTTAGTGGTGGAGAAAAAGCTAGGCTTGCGCTCGCAAAACTCACTTTACTTCAAGCCAATGTGCTTATCCTTGATGAACCGACCAACCATTTAGACATTGAAAGTAAGGAAGTTTTGGAAGCTGCTTTAATTGATTTTGAAGGAACGATTTTATTTGTTTCGCATGATCGTTATTTCATTAACCGTATCGCTTCTAAAGTAGTCGAACTTGCTCCAGAAAAAGCAACTGTTTTCCTTGGTGATTATGACTATTATCAAGAAAAATTAGCTGAAATCAAAGAACTAGCGCGCCTTGATACCGAAGACCGAAGAAGAAATGGCGAAGAAGTAGTTGCCAGTTCTTCGTCGAGAAAACGAAACTATCAAGAAGAAAAGGAACAACAAAAATTACTCCGTCAAAGAAAACGCAAGCTGGAAGAAATCGAGCAACTTATGGAAGAAACAGATGCAACCATCGCCTCGCTTGAACTTGAACTAACCAAACCGGAAATCTTTCAAGATCATGAGAAAACACTTGAAATCACCGGGAAATTAGATTCTGCAAAAGGAGTCGTGGAAAACCTAATGGAAGAGTGGGAAGAAATAAGCGAAGAATTAGAATCAATCTAA
- a CDS encoding alpha/beta hydrolase, translating into MKKILIISGSILVGLLLIITICASFYLYSYALARDNTSMNDTPTTDQTTDTAKLAKKNREENQAWMQKQKLVRWTEESSDNLKLVANYLEADKPSNTTIILAHGYRGKSGKVEMAGLAKMYHEKFGYNVLMPDARAHGESEGKNIGFGWPERKDYVQWINQVIDKNGEDEEITLHGVSMGSSTVLMTSGENLPKQVKSIIADCGYTSMDAELSYQLKAMFHLPNFPIIPTASLINKFKEGFYFSEASAIRAVSKTDLPIFYIHGDKDAFVPTYMVDELYGATNSYKEKWIVKGAEHGQAFTVDPETYEEKVRQFLNKTM; encoded by the coding sequence ATGAAAAAGATTTTAATTATTTCTGGTTCTATTTTAGTAGGATTACTTTTAATTATCACCATTTGCGCAAGTTTTTATTTATATAGCTACGCACTAGCCCGTGATAATACCAGTATGAATGATACACCAACAACTGACCAAACAACGGATACCGCTAAACTCGCAAAGAAAAATCGCGAAGAAAACCAAGCTTGGATGCAAAAGCAAAAACTCGTTCGCTGGACTGAAGAATCCAGTGATAATTTGAAGCTAGTAGCTAATTACTTAGAAGCTGATAAGCCATCAAATACAACCATTATTCTCGCTCATGGCTATCGTGGTAAAAGTGGTAAGGTCGAAATGGCTGGTCTTGCAAAGATGTATCATGAAAAGTTTGGCTATAATGTTTTAATGCCTGATGCAAGAGCACATGGGGAAAGTGAAGGCAAAAATATTGGCTTTGGCTGGCCGGAACGAAAAGATTATGTCCAGTGGATTAATCAGGTCATTGATAAAAATGGGGAAGATGAAGAAATTACTTTACATGGAGTTTCCATGGGTAGCTCGACCGTTTTAATGACTAGTGGAGAAAATTTACCTAAACAAGTCAAAAGTATTATCGCGGATTGTGGCTATACCTCTATGGACGCGGAACTTTCTTATCAGTTAAAAGCAATGTTCCATTTACCAAACTTTCCAATTATCCCAACTGCTAGCTTAATTAACAAATTTAAAGAAGGCTTTTACTTTAGTGAGGCAAGCGCAATCCGAGCTGTCTCCAAAACTGACCTACCCATTTTCTACATCCATGGTGATAAAGATGCGTTTGTTCCAACCTATATGGTAGATGAACTTTACGGAGCCACTAATAGTTATAAAGAAAAATGGATTGTCAAAGGCGCTGAACATGGTCAAGCCTTCACAGTGGACCCAGAAACCTACGAAGAAAAAGTACGACAATTTTTAAATAAGACAATGTAA
- a CDS encoding DoxX family protein, with translation MQVIKQGYNLLFSIIRVSLGISWFQEGWFKIQAHFDISGLVPSVIGNTDSPEWYKAFMENVVAPNIALFNILIPWGELLVGLGLIVGILTLPALIAGIFMGINYWLADMIYIYPLQLAVGFLLILCIKPARYFSLTNLYLVLRARQTNK, from the coding sequence ATGCAAGTAATTAAACAAGGATATAATCTATTATTTTCTATTATTCGAGTTAGTTTAGGTATTAGTTGGTTTCAAGAAGGTTGGTTCAAAATACAGGCTCATTTTGATATTTCTGGTCTTGTGCCAAGTGTCATTGGAAACACAGATTCACCAGAATGGTACAAAGCCTTTATGGAAAACGTGGTTGCGCCAAACATAGCTTTGTTTAATATTTTAATTCCTTGGGGAGAGCTTCTTGTTGGCCTTGGCTTAATAGTTGGTATATTGACTTTACCAGCGCTCATAGCAGGAATATTTATGGGAATTAATTATTGGTTAGCGGATATGATTTATATTTATCCACTGCAATTGGCTGTCGGTTTTCTGTTAATTCTTTGCATTAAACCTGCAAGATATTTCAGTTTAACGAATTTGTATCTTGTTTTAAGAGCAAGGCAAACGAATAAATGA
- a CDS encoding DM13 domain-containing protein: MKAKVALFSIVLGAALALGACGEASSSSSDSKTKENKVTMSDKKEMLMEANQKVDLMGTLTGAGSHKVSGNVTIKDNKLMLSDFVTDEGPDLHVYLVKGNNVADGVEVSKVDLKAKTQSFDVSDKDLSKYDHVLIYCEKAHEEFGEATLMDATDESAMTNSMVTGMFSGAGSHKVSGNAMIKDNKLMFTDFVTDEGPDLHVYLTKDGDVKSGKELAKIDLNAKEQTFSLDNINTADYDTVVIYCKKAHETFGQAMLNS; encoded by the coding sequence ATGAAAGCAAAAGTAGCATTATTTTCCATTGTACTAGGAGCAGCATTAGCTTTAGGGGCTTGTGGAGAGGCTAGTTCATCTAGTAGTGACAGCAAAACCAAAGAAAATAAAGTCACGATGTCTGATAAAAAAGAGATGCTCATGGAAGCAAATCAAAAAGTAGATTTAATGGGAACACTCACTGGAGCAGGAAGTCATAAGGTAAGTGGGAATGTCACAATTAAAGATAATAAATTAATGCTATCAGACTTTGTCACAGATGAAGGTCCTGATCTACATGTCTACCTAGTAAAAGGAAATAATGTAGCAGATGGAGTAGAAGTAAGCAAAGTAGATTTAAAGGCTAAAACCCAAAGCTTTGATGTTTCCGATAAGGACCTTTCAAAATATGACCATGTGTTGATATACTGTGAGAAAGCACATGAAGAATTTGGAGAAGCAACATTGATGGATGCAACAGATGAAAGTGCTATGACGAATAGTATGGTTACGGGAATGTTTTCAGGCGCAGGAAGTCATAAGGTTAGTGGGAATGCAATGATAAAAGATAATAAACTGATGTTCACAGATTTTGTTACAGATGAAGGGCCGGATCTTCATGTATACTTGACTAAAGATGGCGATGTGAAGTCAGGAAAAGAACTAGCTAAAATTGACTTAAATGCTAAGGAACAAACTTTTTCATTAGATAATATCAATACCGCTGATTACGATACGGTTGTAATCTATTGTAAAAAAGCGCACGAAACATTCGGACAAGCAATGTTAAACAGCTAA
- a CDS encoding sensor histidine kinase, which produces MKLRTLNLFSYGIGVLIVTIVLGISAYKMIFRTELVVFTILITLGASMLAFFINYLLMRPAFQSIDTLSKESRKIAKGEFSGKVKVQGPEETRMLAEDFNEMAIKLDQMFRQIKDGEEKRTELIANLSHDIKTPVASIRSFSEALLDGMIVTETEKQQYLRTIQRETVRLTDLVDELMDVAAIDKKQPVLNRSRIWLDQLIINVLESFNVQLKREHRDIHVTIDPGCDPLYADQPFVTRILCNLIENALKFSDAGTTIELRITSTDEATMFFVKDYGQGISSEDIPRIFERLYRVEKSRNLAHGGSGLGLHIAKNLTELHGGTLQVESELQVGSTFILTIPFWNGNE; this is translated from the coding sequence ATGAAATTACGCACACTTAATTTATTTTCATATGGCATCGGTGTACTGATAGTTACCATTGTTCTTGGTATTAGTGCGTATAAGATGATTTTTAGAACAGAATTAGTGGTGTTTACCATTTTAATTACACTTGGAGCAAGTATGCTAGCTTTTTTTATAAATTATTTATTGATGCGTCCAGCTTTTCAATCGATTGATACACTAAGTAAAGAAAGCCGTAAAATTGCCAAAGGGGAGTTCTCTGGAAAAGTAAAGGTGCAAGGTCCAGAAGAGACTCGAATGTTAGCGGAAGACTTTAACGAAATGGCTATAAAATTAGATCAGATGTTTCGGCAAATTAAGGATGGCGAAGAAAAACGTACGGAATTAATTGCGAATTTATCACATGATATTAAAACTCCAGTTGCCTCGATACGTTCATTCTCAGAAGCGCTTTTGGATGGAATGATTGTAACCGAAACAGAAAAACAGCAATACTTGCGAACCATTCAACGTGAAACGGTACGCTTAACTGATTTAGTAGATGAATTAATGGATGTAGCAGCAATTGATAAAAAACAGCCTGTTTTAAATCGAAGCCGAATTTGGCTAGATCAATTAATCATTAATGTGTTGGAATCTTTTAATGTTCAGTTGAAACGAGAGCATCGAGATATACATGTAACGATCGATCCTGGTTGCGACCCGCTATATGCTGATCAGCCGTTTGTAACACGAATTTTATGTAATTTAATTGAGAATGCGTTGAAGTTTTCAGATGCTGGAACGACAATTGAACTTAGAATTACTAGTACAGATGAAGCCACGATGTTTTTTGTAAAAGACTATGGACAAGGGATTTCTAGCGAAGATATACCGCGAATTTTTGAACGGCTCTATCGTGTGGAAAAGTCGAGAAACTTAGCACATGGAGGTTCAGGGTTAGGACTTCACATCGCAAAAAATTTGACTGAGCTTCACGGAGGTACATTACAGGTCGAAAGTGAACTTCAAGTTGGAAGTACCTTTATTTTAACTATACCGTTTTGGAATGGAAACGAATAA
- a CDS encoding response regulator transcription factor — protein MDTILLVDDEETIVDVCRRYLEKEGFRVLTANNGEVALQLYKSEYVDLLVVDIMMPKMDGHTLVMEIQELEKDTPFLYLSALTQEKERLYGLTLGADDYMSKPFSPRELVLRVKNILRRSKRSSEPETLKHGSLFLDKSKRLVLVNQEELELTIKEFDLLWLLASENKRVFSKSELLERVWGYEYDGDANTINVHIHHLREKLQANDEKVIFIKTVWGLGYKFEMAVES, from the coding sequence ATGGATACAATTTTATTAGTAGATGATGAAGAAACAATCGTAGATGTATGTAGGCGCTATTTGGAAAAAGAAGGATTTCGTGTCTTAACTGCAAACAATGGTGAAGTAGCGTTACAGCTTTATAAGTCGGAATATGTAGACTTGTTAGTAGTTGATATTATGATGCCAAAAATGGATGGGCACACATTAGTAATGGAAATCCAAGAATTAGAAAAAGACACACCATTTTTATATTTAAGTGCGCTAACACAGGAAAAAGAGCGGTTGTATGGTCTAACCTTAGGGGCTGATGATTATATGTCAAAACCATTTAGTCCCAGAGAGTTAGTACTGCGAGTGAAGAACATTTTGAGAAGATCAAAGCGAAGTTCTGAGCCAGAAACATTGAAACATGGATCGTTATTTTTAGATAAAAGCAAACGACTTGTGCTTGTAAATCAGGAAGAATTGGAACTAACGATCAAAGAGTTTGATTTGCTTTGGCTTTTAGCTAGCGAAAACAAACGGGTCTTTTCAAAGTCAGAGCTATTAGAACGTGTTTGGGGCTATGAATATGATGGAGATGCTAATACAATCAATGTGCACATCCATCATTTGCGAGAAAAGTTACAAGCAAATGATGAAAAGGTAATATTTATAAAAACGGTATGGGGGTTAGGCTATAAATTTGAAATGGCGGTGGAATCATGA
- the tsaD gene encoding tRNA (adenosine(37)-N6)-threonylcarbamoyltransferase complex transferase subunit TsaD: MKKNTLILGIESSCDETAASVVKNGNEIISSVVASQIESHKRFGGVVPEIASRHHVEQITLVIEEALKKANVTMDDLDGIAVTEGPGLVGALLIGVNAAKTLAFMHNLPLIGVHHIAGHIYANRFETEMKFPLLSLVVSGGHTELVLMRDENEFEIIGETRDDAAGEAYDKVARTLGLAYPGGVQIDKLAKDGEDTFHFPRAMMDDGSFDFSFSGLKSSFINTLHNLRQRGDEPNPNDLAASFQASVIDVLVTKTIRAAKKYGVNQLLLAGGVAANQGLRARLIQEVEMELPDTELIIPPLSLCGDNAAMIAAAGTVSFLQGKRSNFEMNANPGLLLEDI; this comes from the coding sequence ATGAAAAAAAATACATTAATTTTAGGGATAGAATCAAGCTGTGATGAAACCGCTGCTTCTGTCGTGAAAAATGGTAATGAAATTATATCAAGTGTAGTGGCTTCCCAAATAGAAAGTCATAAACGTTTTGGTGGAGTAGTTCCTGAAATTGCATCAAGGCATCATGTAGAGCAAATTACACTGGTGATTGAAGAAGCTCTAAAAAAAGCCAATGTAACAATGGATGACTTAGATGGTATTGCTGTAACAGAAGGACCAGGTCTTGTTGGAGCACTTTTAATTGGCGTAAATGCAGCTAAAACACTTGCCTTTATGCATAATTTACCTTTAATTGGCGTGCATCATATTGCTGGGCATATTTATGCAAATCGTTTTGAAACAGAAATGAAATTCCCACTATTGTCTTTAGTTGTTAGTGGAGGCCATACGGAGCTTGTTTTAATGCGCGATGAAAATGAATTTGAGATTATTGGTGAAACAAGAGACGATGCAGCTGGAGAAGCATACGACAAAGTAGCACGGACCCTTGGTTTAGCCTATCCAGGTGGCGTACAAATTGATAAACTTGCAAAAGACGGTGAAGATACATTCCATTTTCCAAGAGCGATGATGGATGATGGTTCGTTTGATTTTAGTTTCAGCGGTCTGAAATCTTCTTTTATAAATACATTGCATAATTTAAGACAACGCGGAGATGAGCCAAACCCGAATGATTTGGCAGCAAGTTTTCAAGCGAGTGTGATTGATGTGTTAGTGACGAAAACAATACGAGCAGCTAAAAAATATGGAGTAAACCAACTACTTCTTGCTGGTGGTGTAGCAGCCAATCAAGGCTTACGCGCACGGCTTATTCAAGAAGTTGAAATGGAGCTCCCAGATACCGAGTTAATCATTCCACCTCTTTCCTTATGTGGGGATAATGCAGCGATGATTGCAGCAGCGGGAACAGTAAGTTTTTTGCAAGGAAAACGTAGTAATTTTGAAATGAATGCCAATCCAGGTTTGTTACTAGAAGATATTTAA
- the rimI gene encoding ribosomal protein S18-alanine N-acetyltransferase, which translates to MSLKEPLSFREATIADLKSIMNVENAAFTVPWTEAAFRNEFIINQYAYYILATYNDEVVGYAGIWLVLDEGHVTNIAIHPDYQGNHYGEALLREMIRIAKDCGVIRITLEVRVSNDVAQGLYKKLGFQNGAIRKNYYPDTKEDALVMWVDL; encoded by the coding sequence GTGAGTTTGAAGGAGCCATTATCATTTCGAGAAGCAACGATTGCAGACTTGAAAAGCATTATGAATGTTGAAAATGCTGCATTTACAGTACCATGGACGGAAGCTGCTTTTCGAAATGAGTTTATTATTAATCAATATGCATATTATATCCTTGCGACTTACAACGATGAAGTAGTGGGCTATGCTGGAATTTGGCTAGTACTAGACGAAGGGCATGTTACGAATATTGCGATTCATCCTGATTATCAAGGAAACCATTACGGCGAAGCACTTCTTCGTGAAATGATTCGGATTGCGAAAGATTGCGGAGTAATTCGGATAACATTAGAAGTTCGTGTTTCTAATGATGTAGCACAAGGACTCTATAAAAAATTAGGATTTCAAAACGGCGCCATTCGGAAAAACTATTATCCGGATACAAAAGAGGATGCGCTAGTGATGTGGGTGGACTTATGA
- the tsaB gene encoding tRNA (adenosine(37)-N6)-threonylcarbamoyltransferase complex dimerization subunit type 1 TsaB has product MILGMDTSSDTMTIALFAEGAVIGEYTTNLKKNHSVRLLPAIAALMDECGVKPADLEKIAVAKGPGSYTGLRIGVTVAKTMAWDAKIPIVGISSLRLLAENGLYFPGKVVALMDARRGNVYAGVYQATQGEMNHVIADSHIALTDLLEKLKQDEKTEAILFTGTLNEQICLTITDILGERAIFASSDYTYSRASSLVKLANKLPGEPADNFVPDYLKLAEAESKWLESRRSE; this is encoded by the coding sequence ATGATACTTGGAATGGATACGTCTTCTGATACGATGACAATAGCACTTTTTGCTGAGGGGGCTGTCATTGGCGAATATACAACAAATTTGAAGAAAAATCATAGTGTTCGTTTGTTACCTGCAATTGCGGCGTTAATGGATGAATGTGGAGTAAAACCAGCTGATCTAGAGAAAATCGCTGTTGCCAAAGGACCCGGTTCTTATACTGGCTTAAGAATTGGTGTGACAGTAGCAAAAACAATGGCATGGGATGCGAAAATTCCAATCGTAGGGATTTCTTCTTTGAGACTTTTAGCTGAAAATGGGTTGTATTTTCCTGGGAAAGTAGTTGCTTTAATGGATGCACGCCGGGGTAATGTTTATGCAGGAGTTTATCAAGCAACTCAAGGTGAAATGAACCATGTCATAGCCGATAGCCATATTGCGCTAACAGATTTACTTGAAAAATTAAAACAAGACGAAAAAACAGAAGCAATATTATTTACTGGAACGCTAAATGAACAAATCTGCCTAACCATAACAGATATTCTTGGAGAACGAGCTATTTTTGCTAGTAGTGATTATACTTATTCACGCGCGAGTTCACTAGTAAAATTAGCAAACAAATTACCCGGAGAACCAGCAGATAATTTTGTGCCAGATTATTTGAAATTAGCTGAAGCGGAGAGCAAGTGGCTAGAATCGAGGCGTTCCGAGTGA
- the tsaE gene encoding tRNA (adenosine(37)-N6)-threonylcarbamoyltransferase complex ATPase subunit type 1 TsaE yields the protein MEFELVMTNESDTKLLAKTLGEKLQAGDVLLLEGDLGAGKTTFTKGIGEGLLIPQMIKSPTFTIIREYKKGRLPLYHMDVYRLEDASSDDLGLEEYFYGSGVSVVEWAQFVQEDLPSEYLEIRLFHIDENTRRMVAKPVGKRYERLAMEVFEK from the coding sequence ATGGAATTCGAATTAGTGATGACAAACGAATCAGACACAAAACTTCTTGCAAAAACGCTAGGTGAGAAACTTCAAGCCGGTGATGTGCTTTTACTTGAAGGGGATCTTGGCGCAGGAAAAACGACTTTTACTAAGGGGATTGGCGAAGGTTTACTTATTCCACAAATGATTAAAAGCCCGACCTTTACGATTATCCGGGAATATAAAAAAGGACGCTTGCCGCTTTATCATATGGATGTATACCGACTGGAAGATGCTTCTTCTGATGATCTTGGGCTGGAGGAATATTTTTATGGCTCTGGGGTAAGCGTGGTTGAATGGGCTCAATTCGTACAGGAAGATTTACCGAGTGAGTACTTGGAAATCCGGCTTTTTCATATAGATGAGAATACACGCAGAATGGTTGCAAAGCCTGTTGGCAAAAGGTATGAGCGACTTGCGATGGAGGTTTTTGAAAAATGA